From the Litorilinea aerophila genome, one window contains:
- a CDS encoding ABC transporter permease — MAIYILRRILFMIPTLFAISILSFVIIQLPPGDFLTSYAAQLRAQGDIVDEAQLAALRERYGLGEPVYKQYYKWMKGILLEGDWGQSMEWQKPVKELIWERLALTMAISGSALLVSWFIAIPIGVYSATHQYSILDYTMTLFSFIGLGTPGFLLALVVMFWAQSALGMNVGGLFSQEYILAPWSWAKFVDMLKHIWIPLIIVAVGSTAGNIRITRANLLDELNKPYVETARAKGLKESRLIWKYPVRVALNPFFSTVGWSLASLISGTTLVAMVLSLQTTGPMLLRALTSQDMYLAGSFILLLSTLTVIGTLISDILLAVVDPRIRLS; from the coding sequence ATGGCGATCTACATCTTGCGGCGGATCCTCTTCATGATCCCGACCCTCTTCGCGATTTCGATCCTGTCCTTTGTGATCATCCAGCTGCCGCCGGGGGACTTCCTCACCTCCTACGCGGCCCAGCTGCGGGCACAGGGCGACATCGTGGACGAGGCGCAGCTGGCCGCCCTCCGGGAACGGTACGGCCTGGGCGAGCCGGTTTACAAACAATATTACAAATGGATGAAAGGCATTCTCCTGGAAGGCGACTGGGGCCAGTCCATGGAATGGCAAAAACCTGTCAAAGAGCTGATCTGGGAACGGCTGGCCCTGACCATGGCCATTTCCGGCTCCGCGCTGCTGGTCAGCTGGTTTATTGCCATCCCCATCGGCGTTTACTCGGCGACCCATCAATATTCCATCCTGGACTATACCATGACGCTGTTTAGCTTTATCGGCCTGGGGACGCCCGGCTTCTTGCTGGCCCTGGTTGTCATGTTCTGGGCCCAATCGGCCCTGGGCATGAACGTGGGTGGGCTCTTTTCCCAGGAATATATTCTGGCGCCATGGAGTTGGGCCAAATTCGTGGATATGCTCAAGCATATCTGGATCCCCCTGATTATTGTGGCGGTCGGCAGTACGGCCGGCAACATCCGCATCACCCGGGCCAACCTGCTGGATGAATTGAACAAACCCTATGTGGAAACGGCCCGGGCCAAAGGGTTGAAAGAAAGTCGCCTCATCTGGAAATATCCGGTGCGGGTGGCCTTGAACCCCTTCTTCAGCACCGTGGGCTGGTCCCTGGCGAGCCTGATCTCCGGCACCACCCTGGTGGCCATGGTGTTGAGCCTCCAGACCACGGGGCCCATGTTGTTGCGTGCCCTCACCTCCCAGGACATGTACCTGGCCGGCAGCTTCATCCTGCTCCTGAGTACCCTGACGGTGATCGGTACGCTCATTTCTGACATCCTGCTGGCCGTTGTGGATCCACGCATCCGGCTCAGTTAG
- a CDS encoding ABC transporter permease, whose amino-acid sequence MQSVEKTWYEQVEELDSTLEDELEEEFFSEDEEKIYVASYLKLMWWRFLKHRMAVISAVIVILLYFVAAFAEFVAPYDPENSFVQYKLAPPSTIRIIDNEGNLRWPFVYKMVRERDPETLRSIYVEDRTVMYPIRFFVQGPEYELWGLWKSDLHLFGLDAPREEQGLFLLGADRLGRDLFSRLCYGARISLTIGLLSVVVSLVLGILLGGISGYYGGTIDNLIQRLIEFIRSIPEIPLIMALAAALPADWSIVRLYFGVTILLSFVGWTGLARVVRGRFLSLREEDFVMAARLAGSSEMRIILRHMMPSFLSHIIASLTLSIPGIILAETGLSFIGLGLRAPAISWGVLLQEAQNLRSVALAPWVLTPGLAVVLAVLAFNFLGDGIRDAADPYAK is encoded by the coding sequence ATGCAATCTGTGGAAAAGACCTGGTACGAACAGGTTGAAGAGCTCGATTCCACGTTGGAGGATGAGCTCGAAGAAGAATTTTTCTCGGAAGACGAGGAAAAGATCTATGTGGCGTCCTACCTCAAGCTCATGTGGTGGCGCTTCTTAAAACACCGGATGGCGGTCATCAGCGCGGTGATTGTGATCCTCCTGTACTTCGTGGCGGCCTTCGCCGAGTTCGTGGCGCCCTACGACCCGGAGAACTCCTTCGTCCAGTACAAGCTGGCGCCCCCCTCCACCATCCGGATCATCGACAACGAGGGCAACCTGCGGTGGCCTTTCGTCTACAAGATGGTGCGAGAGCGGGATCCGGAGACCCTGCGCAGTATCTATGTGGAAGATCGCACCGTGATGTACCCCATCCGCTTCTTCGTCCAGGGGCCGGAGTATGAGCTCTGGGGTCTGTGGAAGTCCGATCTCCACCTGTTCGGTTTAGACGCCCCCCGGGAGGAACAGGGGCTCTTCCTGTTGGGTGCCGACCGGCTGGGACGGGATCTTTTCTCCCGGCTCTGTTACGGCGCCCGCATCTCCCTGACCATCGGCCTGCTGAGCGTGGTGGTGAGCCTGGTGCTGGGGATCTTGTTGGGCGGCATCTCGGGCTACTACGGCGGCACTATCGACAACCTGATCCAGCGCCTCATCGAGTTCATCCGCTCTATTCCGGAAATTCCCCTGATCATGGCCCTGGCCGCAGCCCTGCCGGCCGACTGGTCCATTGTTCGCCTCTACTTCGGCGTGACCATCCTGCTCTCCTTTGTGGGGTGGACGGGCCTGGCCCGGGTGGTGCGGGGGCGTTTCCTCAGCCTCCGGGAGGAGGACTTCGTCATGGCGGCCCGGCTCGCGGGCTCCAGCGAGATGCGCATCATCCTGCGCCACATGATGCCCTCCTTCCTGAGCCACATCATCGCCTCGTTGACCCTCTCCATCCCAGGCATCATTCTGGCCGAGACGGGTCTGAGTTTCATCGGGCTGGGCCTGCGCGCACCGGCCATCAGCTGGGGCGTGCTGCTCCAGGAGGCGCAAAACTTGCGCTCGGTGGCCCTGGCCCCCTGGGTGCTCACCCCCGGGCTGGCCGTAGTCCTGGCTGTGCTCGCCTTTAACTTCCTGGGGGACGGCATCCGGGATGCCGCCGATCCATACGCCAAATAG
- a CDS encoding ABC transporter ATP-binding protein yields the protein MVNTTVIQGAPQAAASAAGKNQKLLEVRNLKTHFFLEQGIVRAVDGVDFTVFRGQTVGLVGESGCGKSVMARSILRIVPPPGRIVDGEILFHQGVGKGSTGQSGQEDVIDLVKLDPMGSKIRSIRGGEISMVFQEPMTSLSPVHTIGSQIIEAIVLHQPVTKEEAREQAIHMLERVNMPHPNRTIDRYPHQLSGGMRQRAMIAMALSCRPSLLIADEPTTALDVTTQAQILTLMRDLQEEFGMAIIFITHDLGVIAQMVDYVVVMYLGQVVEMADVNTIFYDPKHPYTQALLRSIPRLGRKSAQGQTGRLTAIRGSVPDPYARPQGCPFHPRCRKAIRGVCDQQDPPFLEVEEGHKVRCVLYQ from the coding sequence ATGGTTAACACAACTGTGATTCAAGGTGCACCGCAGGCGGCCGCTTCTGCCGCAGGCAAAAATCAAAAGCTGCTGGAAGTACGCAACCTGAAGACCCACTTCTTCCTGGAGCAGGGCATCGTGCGCGCGGTGGACGGTGTGGATTTCACCGTCTTCCGAGGTCAGACGGTGGGCCTGGTGGGTGAAAGTGGCTGCGGCAAGTCGGTCATGGCCCGCTCTATCCTGCGCATTGTGCCGCCGCCAGGCCGCATCGTAGACGGGGAGATCCTCTTCCACCAGGGCGTGGGCAAGGGAAGCACAGGCCAGAGCGGCCAGGAAGATGTCATCGACCTGGTGAAGCTGGACCCCATGGGCAGCAAGATCCGCAGCATCCGCGGGGGAGAGATCTCCATGGTCTTCCAGGAGCCCATGACCTCCCTCAGCCCTGTCCATACCATCGGCAGCCAGATCATCGAGGCCATCGTCCTCCACCAGCCGGTGACCAAGGAAGAGGCCCGGGAGCAGGCCATCCACATGTTGGAGCGGGTCAACATGCCCCACCCCAACCGCACCATCGATCGCTACCCCCACCAGTTGAGCGGCGGCATGCGCCAGCGGGCCATGATCGCCATGGCCCTCTCCTGCCGGCCTTCCCTGCTCATCGCCGACGAGCCCACCACCGCGCTGGACGTGACCACCCAGGCCCAGATCCTGACCCTGATGCGGGATCTGCAGGAGGAGTTCGGCATGGCCATCATCTTCATCACCCACGATCTGGGCGTCATCGCCCAGATGGTGGACTATGTGGTGGTCATGTACCTGGGCCAGGTGGTGGAAATGGCCGACGTCAACACCATCTTTTACGATCCCAAGCACCCCTACACCCAGGCGCTACTCCGCTCCATCCCCCGGCTGGGCCGCAAATCGGCCCAGGGGCAGACTGGCCGTCTGACGGCCATCCGCGGCTCTGTGCCCGATCCCTACGCCCGGCCCCAGGGGTGCCCGTTCCACCCCCGCTGCCGCAAGGCCATCCGCGGCGTCTGTGATCAGCAGGATCCGCCTTTCCTGGAAGTGGAGGAAGGCCACAAAGTGCGCTGTGTACTGTACCAGTAG
- a CDS encoding ABC transporter substrate-binding protein: MSERHEPRTLSRRMFMRLSAFTAAGTVLAACGGGGTPEAAPPAAEATTAPAAGEGGAAASAGAAPSQYNEAPMLAELVAQGQLPPVDERLPKNPRVIPVVEEIGEYGGTWFRAAVGPGDAGILNSRLSYENLVRWSQDGSTVVPNVAESFEINDTATEFTIKLREGMRWSDGEPFTADDFVFWYEDVLLNTDLTPSIPSWMRDPVTGEVGKLEKIDDYTIKFSFPNPYGLFIQILAGPSAGAGGNICDYPKHYLSQFHPNYVSEEELAQKTQDAGFDNWWELFGNKRNWQNPEQPHIWPWIPTRVPPDVPVVAERNPYYYKVDPEGNQLPYLDKVQFDIVENADLLNLKAVAGEIDCQFRHILWNNYPLFIDNAEQGDYRVFRWKLAEGSNCLLHPNMNHKDPVLRELFQNKNFRIALSLGIDRTQINELAYQGFGQPRQASLIPESPYFKEEHATRYAEHDPDRANQLLDEIGLTERDSEGFRLRPDGEPLTITIEYAPVFGPWRDAVQMITDQWKQIGIRAIPKEEDRTLFSQRGLAGEEMDMGVWIMDRCLTPLIEPWYFLPYQGGTPPSTAALWWQWYQSRGEQGEEPPAEVKRQYELYDLIKGASPDELPALAEEFFDNASENIWFIGTVGVLPHVGIVKNNFRNVPEEAVSDWLQQTPGNTNVEQYFKRSS, from the coding sequence ATGTCTGAACGACACGAACCACGCACCCTGTCCCGCCGGATGTTCATGCGGCTGTCGGCCTTCACCGCGGCGGGTACGGTGCTGGCGGCCTGTGGCGGCGGGGGCACCCCAGAAGCGGCGCCTCCGGCGGCAGAAGCCACCACCGCCCCGGCAGCCGGCGAAGGGGGCGCCGCTGCCAGCGCCGGCGCTGCCCCCTCCCAGTACAACGAGGCCCCCATGCTGGCCGAGCTGGTGGCCCAGGGACAGTTGCCCCCAGTGGACGAGCGCCTGCCCAAGAATCCCCGGGTGATCCCTGTGGTCGAGGAGATCGGCGAATACGGCGGCACCTGGTTCCGGGCAGCCGTGGGGCCGGGTGACGCCGGCATCCTCAACAGCCGCCTCTCCTATGAGAATCTGGTGCGCTGGAGCCAGGACGGCTCCACCGTGGTGCCCAACGTGGCTGAAAGCTTCGAGATCAACGACACTGCCACCGAGTTCACCATCAAACTGCGGGAAGGGATGCGCTGGTCCGACGGCGAGCCCTTCACCGCGGACGATTTCGTCTTCTGGTATGAAGATGTGCTGCTCAACACCGATCTGACTCCCTCCATCCCCAGCTGGATGCGGGACCCGGTGACTGGCGAGGTCGGGAAGCTGGAGAAGATCGACGACTACACCATCAAGTTCTCCTTCCCGAACCCCTACGGCCTCTTCATCCAGATCCTGGCCGGGCCTTCGGCCGGTGCCGGCGGCAACATCTGCGACTATCCCAAGCACTACCTGAGCCAGTTCCACCCCAACTACGTCAGCGAAGAGGAGCTGGCCCAAAAGACCCAGGACGCCGGATTCGACAACTGGTGGGAGCTCTTCGGCAATAAACGCAATTGGCAGAATCCGGAACAGCCCCACATCTGGCCGTGGATCCCCACCCGGGTGCCGCCGGATGTGCCCGTGGTGGCCGAGCGCAACCCCTACTACTACAAGGTCGATCCCGAAGGCAACCAGCTCCCCTACCTGGACAAGGTCCAGTTCGACATTGTGGAAAACGCCGACCTGCTCAACCTGAAGGCCGTGGCCGGCGAGATCGACTGCCAGTTCCGCCACATCCTGTGGAACAACTACCCCCTCTTCATCGACAACGCGGAGCAGGGCGACTACCGGGTCTTCCGCTGGAAGCTGGCCGAGGGTTCCAACTGCCTGCTGCACCCCAACATGAACCACAAGGATCCGGTGCTGCGGGAGCTCTTCCAGAACAAGAACTTCCGCATTGCCCTCTCCCTGGGCATCGACCGCACCCAGATCAACGAGCTGGCCTACCAGGGCTTCGGCCAGCCCCGTCAGGCTTCCCTGATTCCGGAAAGCCCCTACTTCAAGGAAGAGCACGCCACCCGCTACGCCGAGCACGACCCCGACCGGGCCAACCAGCTCCTGGACGAGATTGGCCTCACCGAGCGGGATAGCGAGGGCTTCCGCCTGCGCCCGGATGGAGAGCCCCTGACCATCACCATCGAGTACGCGCCCGTCTTCGGCCCCTGGCGGGATGCGGTTCAGATGATCACCGACCAGTGGAAGCAGATCGGCATCCGGGCCATCCCCAAGGAAGAAGATCGGACGCTCTTCTCCCAGCGGGGCCTGGCCGGCGAAGAGATGGACATGGGCGTCTGGATCATGGACCGCTGCCTGACGCCGCTGATCGAGCCCTGGTACTTCCTGCCCTACCAGGGGGGCACGCCGCCGTCAACCGCGGCCCTCTGGTGGCAGTGGTACCAGAGCCGGGGCGAGCAGGGGGAGGAGCCACCTGCCGAGGTGAAGCGCCAGTACGAGCTCTACGACTTGATCAAAGGCGCCTCGCCGGATGAGCTGCCGGCCCTGGCCGAGGAGTTCTTCGACAACGCCTCCGAGAACATCTGGTTCATCGGGACAGTCGGCGTCCTGCCCCACGTGGGCATCGTCAAGAACAACTTCCGCAACGTGCCGGAAGAAGCCGTTTCGGACTGGCTGCAACAGACGCCGGGCAACACCAACGTGGAACAGTATTTCAAGCGCTCGTCCTGA
- a CDS encoding ABC transporter permease: MLQYIVQRLLLMVITLIAVSIVSFVVIELPPGDYLTAYTATLAASGDSVDQAQLEALKHRFGLDLPLYQRYFKWIWGVLHGDFGYSFGWNKPVSELIWERVGLTFLISFTALIFTWILGFVIGVYSAVRQYSIGDYIFTAFSFIGLGIPDFLLALVLLWVGYRYFDTNVGGLFSREFQTEPWSWAKFVDMLKHLWVPLIILGIGGTAGLIRVMRANLLDELRKPYVETARAKGVSETKLLLKYPVRIALNPFVSTAGWALPGLINGATIISIVLSLPTTGPLLLNALLVQDMYLAASFILILSALTVIGTLLSDIMLAWLDPRIRYQ; encoded by the coding sequence ATGCTTCAGTATATCGTTCAGCGGCTGCTGTTGATGGTGATCACCCTCATCGCCGTCTCCATCGTCTCCTTTGTGGTCATTGAACTGCCGCCGGGGGATTACCTGACGGCCTACACGGCAACCCTGGCCGCCTCGGGCGACTCGGTGGACCAGGCCCAGCTGGAGGCGCTGAAGCACCGCTTTGGCCTGGATCTGCCCCTGTATCAGCGCTACTTCAAGTGGATCTGGGGCGTCCTGCACGGCGACTTTGGCTACTCCTTCGGCTGGAACAAGCCGGTGTCTGAGCTGATCTGGGAACGGGTGGGGCTGACCTTCCTGATCTCCTTCACCGCCCTCATCTTCACCTGGATCCTGGGCTTCGTCATCGGCGTCTATTCCGCGGTCCGCCAGTATTCCATCGGCGACTACATTTTTACTGCCTTTTCGTTCATCGGGCTGGGCATTCCCGACTTCCTGCTGGCCCTGGTTTTGCTCTGGGTGGGCTATCGGTATTTCGACACCAACGTGGGTGGCCTCTTCTCTCGAGAGTTCCAGACAGAACCCTGGTCATGGGCCAAGTTTGTTGACATGCTCAAACATCTCTGGGTTCCCCTGATTATTCTGGGCATCGGCGGCACGGCTGGCCTGATTCGGGTCATGCGGGCCAACCTGCTGGATGAGCTGCGCAAGCCGTACGTGGAAACGGCCCGGGCCAAGGGCGTGAGCGAGACCAAGCTGCTGTTGAAGTACCCGGTACGCATCGCCCTCAACCCCTTCGTGAGCACTGCGGGTTGGGCGCTGCCGGGGCTGATCAACGGCGCTACCATCATCTCCATTGTCCTGAGCCTGCCCACCACCGGGCCGTTGCTGCTCAATGCCCTGTTGGTCCAGGACATGTATCTGGCTGCCAGCTTTATCCTGATTCTGAGCGCGTTAACGGTGATCGGTACCCTTCTGTCGGACATCATGCTGGCCTGGCTAGATCCGCGCATCCGCTATCAATAA
- a CDS encoding ABC transporter permease — MAVEKNRLSPEPIQGQETTWLANEDELEELEAPEAIGAEESTVYTASQWQLMWWRFRRHKMAMVSLGLLIFLYLVALFAEVIAPYDPNRYDANYAYAAPQRIHFFDAEGNFHLRPFVYGLKSVRDMETMRLVFEPDTSVRYPLYFFVEGEPYKLWGLFEANIHLFGVKDPEGVFFLLGADRLGRDVFSRIVYGTRISMSVGLVGILISLILGIFFGGISGYYGGFVDSLIQRIIEFLRSIPTIPLWMGLSAAVPKEWSPLKMYFAITVLLSLIGWTGLARVVRGRFLSLREEDFVLAATLAGASELRVIFRHMVPSFLSHIIASLTLSIPSVILAETALSFLGLGLRPPVISWGVLLQESQNLRAVATAPWLLTPGLAVVLAVLAFNFVGDGLRDAADPYAV; from the coding sequence ATGGCCGTAGAAAAAAATCGTCTATCCCCAGAACCCATCCAGGGTCAGGAGACGACCTGGCTGGCCAACGAGGATGAGCTGGAGGAACTGGAAGCTCCGGAAGCCATCGGTGCGGAAGAATCCACCGTTTACACCGCCTCCCAGTGGCAGCTCATGTGGTGGCGTTTTCGTCGCCACAAGATGGCCATGGTCTCCCTGGGCCTCCTGATATTTTTATATCTGGTGGCGCTATTTGCCGAAGTGATTGCCCCCTACGACCCCAACCGCTACGACGCCAACTACGCCTACGCGGCGCCCCAGCGCATCCACTTCTTCGATGCGGAGGGGAACTTCCACCTGCGGCCCTTCGTGTACGGGCTGAAGTCGGTGCGTGATATGGAGACCATGCGGCTTGTCTTCGAGCCCGACACCTCTGTGCGCTATCCCCTCTACTTCTTTGTGGAAGGAGAGCCCTACAAACTCTGGGGGCTGTTTGAGGCCAACATTCACCTTTTCGGGGTGAAAGATCCAGAGGGCGTCTTCTTCCTGCTGGGCGCCGACCGCCTGGGCCGGGACGTCTTCTCCCGCATCGTCTACGGGACCCGCATCTCCATGTCCGTGGGCCTGGTGGGCATCCTCATCAGCCTGATATTGGGCATCTTCTTCGGCGGCATCTCGGGCTATTACGGCGGCTTCGTGGATTCGCTCATCCAGCGGATCATTGAATTCCTGCGCTCCATCCCCACCATCCCCCTGTGGATGGGCCTGAGCGCGGCCGTGCCCAAGGAGTGGTCACCCCTGAAGATGTATTTCGCCATTACGGTGCTGCTCTCGCTGATCGGCTGGACGGGGCTGGCCCGGGTGGTGCGGGGGCGCTTCCTCTCCCTGCGGGAAGAGGACTTCGTCCTGGCCGCTACCCTGGCCGGGGCCAGCGAGCTGCGGGTCATCTTCCGCCACATGGTCCCGTCCTTCCTGAGCCACATCATCGCCTCGTTGACCCTGAGCATCCCCAGCGTCATCCTGGCGGAGACAGCCCTGAGCTTCCTGGGGCTGGGGTTGCGGCCGCCGGTGATCAGTTGGGGCGTGCTGCTGCAGGAATCGCAAAATTTGCGGGCCGTGGCCACGGCCCCCTGGCTGCTGACACCGGGCCTGGCCGTGGTGCTGGCGGTGCTGGCCTTCAACTTCGTGGGCGATGGCCTGCGGGATGCCGCAGATCCCTATGCGGTCTGA